The following DNA comes from Ascaphus truei isolate aAscTru1 chromosome 1, aAscTru1.hap1, whole genome shotgun sequence.
TTGGCAGGAGCTGCACACATTTTTTTGTAGGTCATTCTACAATAAATGTATGGCTGTCTCAGGTATGACTTAATTGCTTCATTTGGTCTTCCACATATTTAATTTTAagttaaaaaaagctgtgtgtgctgtgcacgcacatagtaagtgaaacttctttgacttttgtcacagaaattgtatttgtgttggtgatgttttaattaaaatcaaaatacaatcaaacgcaaataaatttgacttataatgcgcgtgctcagcacacatcccctgtattagctatttgcactaagtgtgaattccttgtgtatgtgtgtcagtcagtgagtgtttgtgtgtgtgtatgtgtgtcagtcagtgtgtgtgtgtgtgtgtgtgtgtgtgtgtgtgtgtgtgtgtgtgtgtgtgtgtgtgtgtgtgtgtgtgtgtgtgtgtgtgtgtgtgtgtgtgtgtgtttgtgtcagtcagtgcatgtatctgtgccagtcagtgtgggtcagtgtgtgtatgtgtgtcagtgtgtatgtgtgtatgtgtgtcagtcagtgtgtgtcagtgtgtgtcagtcagtgtgtgtgtgtgtgtgtgtgtgtgtgtgtgtgtgtgtgtgtgtgtgtgtgtgtgtgtgtgtgtgtgtgtgtgtgtgtgtgtgtgtgttctgctgcagccagccccccggcGACAAGTTAACAACCCTCCCCGGACCTGAGCAGGAGCTTTTCCTTCCTCCTCCTGCCTTGTCTGGTGGTGCTGCGTGATAGGGGGAGATACTCAGTGCCACAACCGGTCTGGTCACCACactaccccccactcccctccgcAAATTCTGCACACCACATGACCGAGGGGAGAGCTCCCATTGTCCGCGCATGCTAACCAGGAAGTGCCCGTGTCTGCCTGGTGCTGGAGGGCAAAGCGCAGGCCTCGGCTATCACAGCCACCATGAGCTTGCCGGCGCTGCGGGAGTGggaagacctgcaggagcactacCAGGAGATCCAGGTCAGTGTGCTACTGGGCCTGCACCCACCAGGTTCAGATAGCGGCTGCGTgccacccccaccccactcctCCCGCGGTGATTGGATGAGTCAGTGGTGCCATCACAACTGctcatgcgcggcatggcagcgcgtggggaatggcggccgttaggagcggcgccggcggctatcgccaccgCCACATGTGAAAGGggacgtgtggggggagcggcgtccattacgtgacgtcacttccgtttcagatttcgtctcccatctctccagttttgtcccatcaggactaggtgccactaaagaactTTCACTTCAAAAAAGATGAAACAGTCATTCATATTTAGGAAAAAAACAGCAACACTATTATCTCATTCCATACTAATAAATTCAATAACAAAACGCTGTCTGCATTAAATTCACTTGAGAATATCGTACGCtagagactatgggcctcatgcagtaagcgtcgattatgtgaaatcggcaatcttaccgattagtcatgttattggcgatttttcctctccgtatgcagtaagtgccgaaaacattcaaaatcaacccgaaaacaaatccgcccactctcacgatgattagccgatcacacacaggtgtatcggcgtgcgtggcgcggtgctgttaggttgcccaatcacaaatcttgctgaatcaggcgaaacaagcatgttttggattgcgcgccatatttaaaggcaacgtgtactgctaatcattctctgtgttgttgggagtgagagagagagagacgcacagagctggctgtttgaagatttgcatattgactgagagacttgttgtgtattgggtgagctttgtcctttgttgttttgtttacatctttgtcttgttttatatgtggaagtgtttcgtgtgattgcctgtacatttcttgtctgttttttgtgagtgctggaagtatgcccgcaaagcgtgggaagagtgatgccggtgggagtgggagtgctactcgtgcgagtacgcgtcggagtgaacgtactgttcaggggagtgatgttgctgagagtgagagtggtgttgcagggagtgggagtgctggtgctgcgagtggtgttgctgggagtgggagtgctgttgctgggagtgggagtgctgttgctgggagtgggagtgctgttgctgggagtgggagtgctgggagtgctggtgctaggagtgtgagtgctgttgctaggagtgtgagtgctggtgctaggagtgggagtgctagtgctaggagtgggagtgctggtgctaggagtgggagtgctggtgctgggagtgctgctggtggcgcagttgctgatggggtggatggtggtggcgtgcttgctggtgggcagcttttggaggctcttccattggaagaaggagagtccagtcagcaccagccaagctctgaccctaaacctgctcggaagaaacgtgtggagaagccacgtaatcctcacttcaatgaccaggaaaatacagctcttgtcactggcattctggagcactatgacagtatatatggacatttactaggtaagtgtacctttacatttattcttcaaatacatgtgatcctaggtcatctgagttttgttcatatgcaaatatgggttcacaatatctttctatgttaattagtctggaaacacagctttttatcatgccttacaaggacaactaaacacaggcggtcaatttgccataactgcatacaatatgaatgcaaccttgcttacatgtataggtttagtagtgaatgctcatgtgcttcacatattacacataaaacagcatgtttgctatctcttggaacagctagcagtgtaggaaactggtgcttatattattattaatttacctcatatattttatatgtttttcaagggcggacaagttcagcaagcagaaaagaaatgtgggacacaatagtcattggtgtcaatgcgtgtgggaatcatgtgagggacaagcggaattgtcacaagagatttgatgatattaggtccaaattgaaaaagaaaatacaacaccaacgcgtgcatgctactggcactggaggtgggccgacaccacaacgtctcatattaagtccattggaggagctgcttcgggcaaaattacttcccgtcgtcgtggaaggcttacctggtgaccgtgatataggaatttacccctcacaatttccaccaggtgagaaatattactgtactaggcgtgtcgttgcttacagttattttgcatagttacactgctttttatactgtcttcacaatataagcatacctgcatctatatatgtatatgtctgattctgtatatatatatatctcaaaatagacatatatgttgtagtcctactaaaagcagtaactaatatagcacgtgccattgcgttctcatttacatgtgaattcccaaaatgcattgctgcagtggaagcaattgatggtgggcgaagatggggaacaacagggtagtacacatgtgtaacacatgttaatcagaaattattactagctacaggtacagaacataaatatgtagaatattattgtgtattttatttaatttactccgacaaacatgacattactgcctattttaagcatgcatcaaatatattgcatgcaacggcctacaaacatcacttgcactaacacatctatagttgtttatgaaaaggtccatttttgctttaagtcatatacagacagcataatgaggcacacgtatcatattttatgtcattgttttcataacttaaaaactgcacacgactatttagctcatctaccattgtgttaaagcagctgcaattaatatctcatcacagcatacacttcaacagagggggtggggttcagcacacacactaattacagcctcattttagggtcaacttagttcacaccattttcacctgtttcaagtaattgaaaggtgtggctcattaggctttttggggaagggaataccgttcttacaacctgactagcacaactgaagttaatcacactcatttgaaagcttcactttagctactaaatgccccaacaactcattacttatcaaagcgtacgtcacacattagttcactcatatctatagttgaactactactatcaacgacacattatcacacactgcatgtgttgtcttgttgagtcacagccacattcaggtgtgccacatcttatattaatgtaccacacatatcctctaccaaaaacaacactttttgcaatatgaccaccttcatgataaccattgtgaatggtcatctcatgatagttatgtacattatgatactgatatcactacacaacatatgatttttatgttcaaattttatctatttatcctcacgcattactgcagaaacatagtatgttttatgttagggaactcaaaagttctaagtacacaggcatgtacattgttattacaactatttatgttcactttcacacacacattttgggttaaggaaatgatgctgttaggtactcataaatacagaacatataaTAActatttgttcaatatttacacatgtaaatgtaaaacttatgttattgttatatatagttgcccctgaaggacatgtgtcacctgagagggaacaagtgtcttcacctgggtcagccagctcaacacacctagaaggtgagtgtatcagttggtggccatataatatgtgctcttctatatgttatgttgtcatgttcattatttgttttgcacatcttctttaaataggattacttagtgtcagtgaaaatgaagtgtaaggcaacatgtattgtgttagtgatgttaactatcatgtaggagttgtgagtttacagcaagttttcattcactcatatttcatactgagtccaaacattattcttaagtcaaggtagtttttaatgtgaggttataaaacgtatggaaacatgttagttgttacttttgacacagtacaattacatagtaacacagcagagattaacatgccatttaataatgtgtacatttttttgtagaacatgatgaagaggattttgatgatgatgatgatgatgatgatgatgccgccgccgccgccatagacacacaaatacaagcaagtgaccatgaagaggttccaattgaaactgttttaccgccaaaacgtccagcaaataccacatatgatgcaattgtagcttctgagggaaaaattgtggaagcagaaaatcgtcgccattctgacctgatgacagtgctggaaaggatgattgcactgcaggaagaaacagtttcacaattggcacatctccacagagtcttcattgaagtgcctaaacagttgcaaaaaatcaacacctcattcgaagcattagttgttcagcaaacacaagctaattactggagaatgactaatgtaccacaattcaacacctcccagccaggatctgttcatgcaggtcagttttcaccacattcatctgatattcattcaccaggcccaaatgttaccggtcaagtagcagacattgctgtgcaggttcctgatgacatcctaccgctgccatctgtacaaattcagcagcagacacctacataggaggcgacaaaaacaaaacaagacacacatgaaacagaccaaccatcacttgtgcagtgtctaccaacttgctcacatgtgtcagtgggcacaagccctgtccgtgaacagtcactacccaaaagccctgcaggtgagtcactggccaaaagccctgtaggtgaatcgctgcccaaaagccctgtaggtgaatcgctgcccaaaagccctgtaggtgaatcgctgcccaaaagccctgtaggtgagtcactggccacaagccctgtaggtgagtcactggccacaagccccgtaggtgaacagtcactgcccaaaagccctgtaggtgagtcactggccacaagccctgcccgtgaagtgccagaggccactcaaagtggctctgttgtgcctaaagttggtggcaaaagaaaaaggaaaattcaagagacaacaagcaggcctgttactcgctcgcaaaaggaacaaaaaaaataaatgttataattcagaaaatatgtctttggccttgttttgttgacttcagattatctaattactattgtatgtatgctgaagactgtgttgtttccaaactttcaagtatgttcttgtacacgtgaagttttggaaatgttaacactcctaattaatgaatagtgttagaaatatttatgttttaatcgtctgttcagtaatggtccaccaggagccagttgctaagtttagagaagctgccattgactttgcagcaaaacattgcatttgggtgtgttaattgatgtaatcattgcatgtgcatattattttcatgcaattataaaagcacctatttaactgcaaacatctttcttgtacgtgtacagcaggattttgtgttaaatattacttacctttggtggccattgtaatgttgtcctttaatcatttatgtgttcttgtttcaagaacatctctgaat
Coding sequences within:
- the LOC142490136 gene encoding uncharacterized protein LOC142490136 translates to MNVAPEGHVSPEREQVSSPGSASSTHLEEHDEEDFDDDDDDDDDAAAAAIDTQIQASDHEEVPIETVLPPKRPANTTYDAIVASEGKIVEAENRRHSDLMTVLERMIALQEETVSQLAHLHRVFIEVPKQLQKINTSFEALVVQQTQANYWRMTNVPQFNTSQPGSVHAGQFSPHSSDIHSPGPNVTGQVADIAVQVPDDILPLPSVQIQQQTPT